In Melopsittacus undulatus isolate bMelUnd1 chromosome 20, bMelUnd1.mat.Z, whole genome shotgun sequence, a genomic segment contains:
- the USP21 gene encoding ubiquitin carboxyl-terminal hydrolase 21 isoform X2, whose amino-acid sequence MPQASEHRGSRSRDAAVVTSQPKAASKLPTGHRALSQERRAAAMASANGLSPAPKLRLLPPPRPGPLDERGKKLELERGRASKRGDAVRGASCRRGPLKADHAVRVPGSPQAAPVSASLSLPSGAERRRSNLARSKSISIGDLSQGGGGRAEDVAAVLSRLVLRDCGHQLALRRSSSLRRVNVAPGLDGKPGVPLLSCPRTRAIPDPTYPIPAPGSPALGRAPLPVRPEEKAAPHHTLLLGSGHVGLRNLGNTCLSSTKPLRDYCLRRDFQQEQPRGPQELTEAFADVIAALWHPDAAEAVNPGRFKAVFQKYVPSFTGYSQQDAQEFLKFFMDRLHVEINRKGRRTPSILSDTRRPPTLEDPEGLSDDERANVMWKRYLEREDSKIVDLFVGQLKSCLKCQACGYRSTTFEVFCDLSLPIPKKSFAGGRVSLHDCFSLFTKEEELDSENAPVCDKCRQRTRSTKKLTIQRFPRILVLHLNRFSTTRYSIKKCSVFVDFPLQQLNLREFASEKAGTPIYTLYALCNHSGSVHYGHYTALCRDPAGWRVYNDSRVSPISENQVPSSEGYVLFYELEEPLARRP is encoded by the exons ATGCCCCAGGCCTCGGAGCACCGCGGGAGCCGCTCCCGGGACGCCGCCGTTGTCACTTCGCAGCCCAAAGCCGCCTCCAAGCTGCCCACGGGGCACCGAGCGCTGAGCCAGGAGCGCCGTGCGGCCGCCATGGCCTCCGCCAACGGCCTGTCCCCGGCGCCCAAGCTCcggctgctgccgccgccgcgcccgGGGCCTCTGGATGAGCGCGGCAagaagctggagctggagcGCGGCCGGGCCTCGAAGCGCGGTGACGCGGTGCGAGGAGCCTCGTGCCGCCGAGGCCCCCTCAAGGCCGACCACGCAGTGCGGGTGCCGGGGTCCCCGCAGGCGGCACCGGTCAGCGCCTCCCTCTCGCTGCCCAGCGGAGCCGAGCGCCGGAGGAGCAACCTGGCGCGCTCCAAATCCATCAGCATCGGTGACCTGAGCCAGGGCGGTGGAGGCCGTGCCGAGGACGTGGCCGCGGTGCTGAGCCGCCTGGTGCTGCGGGACTGCGGGCACCAGCTGGCGCTGCGCCGGAGCTCCTCGCTGCGCAGGGTCAATGTGGCCCCGGGGCTGGACGGGAAGCCTGGGGtgcccctgctctcctgcccccGGACTCGCGCCATTCCCGACCCCACGTATCCCATCCCGGCGCCCGGCAGCCCCGCGCTGGGCAGAGCCCCCCTGCCCGTGCGGCCggaggagaaggcagca ccccatcacacGCTGCTGCTGGGCTCCGGCCACGTCGGCCTCAGGAACCTGGGTAACACG tgcctgagCAGCACCAAACCCCTCCGGGACTATTGCCTGCGCCGCGACttccagcaggagcagccccgCGGCCCCCAGGAGCTCACGGAAG CCTTTGCCGATGTCATCGCCGCGCTCTGGCATCCGGATGCGGCCGAAGCCGTCAACCCCGGGCGCTTCAAGGCCGTGTTCCAGAAGTACGTCCCCTCCTTCACCGGATACAG CCAACAGGATGCACAGGAGTTCCTCAAGTTCTTCATGGACCGGCTCCATGTGGAGATCAACCGCAAAGGGCGCCGGACCCCCAGCATCCTGTCGGACACGCGGCGACCCCCGACCCTGGAGGACCCCGAGGGGCTGAG CGACGACGAGCGCGCCAACGTGATGTGGAAGCGGTACCTGGAGAGGGAGGACAGCAAGATTGTGG ACCTCTTTGTGGGACAGCTGAAGAGCTGCCTCAAGTGCCAGGCATGCGGTTACCGCTCCACCACCTTCGAGGTCTTCTgtgatctctccctgcccatcccaAAG AAAAGCTTTGCCGGGGGCCGGGTCTCGCTCCACGACTGCTTCAGCCTCTTCACCAAGGAGGAAGAGCTCGACTCAGAGAACGCCCCG GTGTGTGACAAGTGCCGCCAGCGGACCCGGAGCACCAAGAAGCTGACGATCCAGCGCTTCCCTCGCATCCTGGTGCTCC acctgAACCGGTTCTCCACCACCCGCTACTCCATCAAGAAGTGCTCTGTCTTCGTGGACTtccccctgcagcagctcaacCTGCGGGAGTTCGCCAGCGAGAAGGCAG GCACCCCCATTTACACCCTCTACGCCCTCTGCAACCACTCGGGCAGTGTTCACTATGGGCACTACACGGCGCTGTGCCGGGACCCGGCCGGTTGGCGCGTCTACAACGACTCCCG GGTCTCGCCCATCAGCGAGAACCAGGTCCCGTCCAGCGAGGGCTACGTCCTCTTCTATGAGCTGGAGGAGCCGCTCGCCCGACGGCCGTGA
- the USP21 gene encoding ubiquitin carboxyl-terminal hydrolase 21 isoform X1, with the protein MPQASEHRGSRSRDAAVVTSQPKAASKLPTGHRALSQERRAAAMASANGLSPAPKLRLLPPPRPGPLDERGKKLELERGRASKRGDAVRGASCRRGPLKADHAVRVPGSPQAAPVSASLSLPSGAERRRSNLARSKSISIGDLSQGGGGRAEDVAAVLSRLVLRDCGHQLALRRSSSLRRVNVAPGLDGKPGVPLLSCPRTRAIPDPTYPIPAPGSPALGRAPLPVRPEEKAAPHHTLLLGSGHVGLRNLGNTCFMNAVLQCLSSTKPLRDYCLRRDFQQEQPRGPQELTEAFADVIAALWHPDAAEAVNPGRFKAVFQKYVPSFTGYSQQDAQEFLKFFMDRLHVEINRKGRRTPSILSDTRRPPTLEDPEGLSDDERANVMWKRYLEREDSKIVDLFVGQLKSCLKCQACGYRSTTFEVFCDLSLPIPKKSFAGGRVSLHDCFSLFTKEEELDSENAPVCDKCRQRTRSTKKLTIQRFPRILVLHLNRFSTTRYSIKKCSVFVDFPLQQLNLREFASEKAGTPIYTLYALCNHSGSVHYGHYTALCRDPAGWRVYNDSRVSPISENQVPSSEGYVLFYELEEPLARRP; encoded by the exons ATGCCCCAGGCCTCGGAGCACCGCGGGAGCCGCTCCCGGGACGCCGCCGTTGTCACTTCGCAGCCCAAAGCCGCCTCCAAGCTGCCCACGGGGCACCGAGCGCTGAGCCAGGAGCGCCGTGCGGCCGCCATGGCCTCCGCCAACGGCCTGTCCCCGGCGCCCAAGCTCcggctgctgccgccgccgcgcccgGGGCCTCTGGATGAGCGCGGCAagaagctggagctggagcGCGGCCGGGCCTCGAAGCGCGGTGACGCGGTGCGAGGAGCCTCGTGCCGCCGAGGCCCCCTCAAGGCCGACCACGCAGTGCGGGTGCCGGGGTCCCCGCAGGCGGCACCGGTCAGCGCCTCCCTCTCGCTGCCCAGCGGAGCCGAGCGCCGGAGGAGCAACCTGGCGCGCTCCAAATCCATCAGCATCGGTGACCTGAGCCAGGGCGGTGGAGGCCGTGCCGAGGACGTGGCCGCGGTGCTGAGCCGCCTGGTGCTGCGGGACTGCGGGCACCAGCTGGCGCTGCGCCGGAGCTCCTCGCTGCGCAGGGTCAATGTGGCCCCGGGGCTGGACGGGAAGCCTGGGGtgcccctgctctcctgcccccGGACTCGCGCCATTCCCGACCCCACGTATCCCATCCCGGCGCCCGGCAGCCCCGCGCTGGGCAGAGCCCCCCTGCCCGTGCGGCCggaggagaaggcagca ccccatcacacGCTGCTGCTGGGCTCCGGCCACGTCGGCCTCAGGAACCTGGGTAACACG TGCTTCATGAACGCggtgctgcagtgcctgagCAGCACCAAACCCCTCCGGGACTATTGCCTGCGCCGCGACttccagcaggagcagccccgCGGCCCCCAGGAGCTCACGGAAG CCTTTGCCGATGTCATCGCCGCGCTCTGGCATCCGGATGCGGCCGAAGCCGTCAACCCCGGGCGCTTCAAGGCCGTGTTCCAGAAGTACGTCCCCTCCTTCACCGGATACAG CCAACAGGATGCACAGGAGTTCCTCAAGTTCTTCATGGACCGGCTCCATGTGGAGATCAACCGCAAAGGGCGCCGGACCCCCAGCATCCTGTCGGACACGCGGCGACCCCCGACCCTGGAGGACCCCGAGGGGCTGAG CGACGACGAGCGCGCCAACGTGATGTGGAAGCGGTACCTGGAGAGGGAGGACAGCAAGATTGTGG ACCTCTTTGTGGGACAGCTGAAGAGCTGCCTCAAGTGCCAGGCATGCGGTTACCGCTCCACCACCTTCGAGGTCTTCTgtgatctctccctgcccatcccaAAG AAAAGCTTTGCCGGGGGCCGGGTCTCGCTCCACGACTGCTTCAGCCTCTTCACCAAGGAGGAAGAGCTCGACTCAGAGAACGCCCCG GTGTGTGACAAGTGCCGCCAGCGGACCCGGAGCACCAAGAAGCTGACGATCCAGCGCTTCCCTCGCATCCTGGTGCTCC acctgAACCGGTTCTCCACCACCCGCTACTCCATCAAGAAGTGCTCTGTCTTCGTGGACTtccccctgcagcagctcaacCTGCGGGAGTTCGCCAGCGAGAAGGCAG GCACCCCCATTTACACCCTCTACGCCCTCTGCAACCACTCGGGCAGTGTTCACTATGGGCACTACACGGCGCTGTGCCGGGACCCGGCCGGTTGGCGCGTCTACAACGACTCCCG GGTCTCGCCCATCAGCGAGAACCAGGTCCCGTCCAGCGAGGGCTACGTCCTCTTCTATGAGCTGGAGGAGCCGCTCGCCCGACGGCCGTGA
- the UFC1 gene encoding ubiquitin-fold modifier-conjugating enzyme 1 — MAEEAARRAVAELPLLRTAAGPRDRELWAPRLKEEYRALIQYVENNKRADNDWFRLESNAEGTRWFGRCWYIHELLKYEFAIEFDIPVTYPNTAPEIAIPELDGKTAKMYRGGKICLSDHFKPLWARNVPKFGLAHLMALGLGPWLAVEIPDLVAKGIIQHKEK, encoded by the exons ATGGCGGAGGAGGCGGCGCGGCGGGCGGTGGCGGAGCTGCCGCTGCTGCGGACGGCGGCAGGGCCGCGGGACCGGGAGCTGTGGGCGCCGCGCCTCAAGGAGGAGTACCGGGCGCTCATCCAG TACGTGGAGAACAACAAACGCGCCGATAACGACTGGTTCCGCCTGGAGTCCAACGCCGAGGGCACCCG ATGGTTCGGTCGGTGCTGGTACATCCACGAGCTGCTCAAGTACGAGTTCGCCATCGAGTTTGAT ATCCCGGTTACGTACCCCAACACCGCCCCCGAGATCGCCATCCCGGAGCTGGACGGGAAGACAGCCAAGATGTACAG GGGTGGTAAAATCTGCCTCAGTGACCACTTCAAGCCCCTCTGGGCCCGGAATGTCCCCAAGTTCGGCTTGGCCCATCTGATGGCGCTGGGG CTCGGGCCCTGGCTGGCAGTGGAGATCCCAGACCTGGTGGCCAAAGGGATCATCCAGCACAAAGAGAAGTGA